The Sebastes umbrosus isolate fSebUmb1 chromosome 4, fSebUmb1.pri, whole genome shotgun sequence genomic sequence gcagtcgccatcttgtttttttgcaaccagaagtgacaggagagggtggagctaagtacaaccgaacgctgaataagacatatttAGGCAActgaaatattacaattaactttcatgaactgaaaacacactgtaaagcGTTTAAGTTGttcaactcccagaccggacaattctgtggtagcgacctgtcaatcacaaggtagccacgccctaaagcataccctgctttatggtctatttgactctaaatgggaccataatttacataatgaacatcatgctgtattgaagaagacttgaaactagcgattgagaccataaactcatgtttacaatgtttactgaggtaataaatcaagtgagaagtagggtcattttctcatagacttctatacaaccagacttctttttgcaaccagaggagtcgccccctgttggctgttagaaagaatgcaagtttaaggcacttccgcattggcttcacttttcagacccggaggttgaccATTGCTGACCACAGCTTAATATTTACAAGACAGGAGTGacctaactctctgcaagaaagccaATAAGTGTATATCCCAACATGTCAAACTGTCTGTTAAAAAATCTCATTTCAAGCTGTGGTGTCGTCAACGAGGCTTTCTTCAGACTGACTCATGAAAGAGCATATCAACACAACATCAGACagacttggtaaaaaaaaaatgagcagcCCTTTTAAAAGCCCCTACTACAGCAGGTTAGTGAGAAGGTAACATCTAATCTAAATTCAAATATAGCCAGAGTTACATTACAGTGGCTTGGCCTCAAGTTCATCTGGCCTACAGTACTAAGGGACATTCAGACGTGTCCAACAGAGtggtatgttgataaattaagtTCAACTACTCTAGGAATAAGTGCTAAGGGTTGATAGGTTGTTGTGTCTCTGTAAAGCAGTGAAAAACCATAACTTGAGGTACATTCATAAAACATCAGCCCGTCGGCCTGATAAGTTCAAGTAAAAGCCTCTCCAATGAGCGAGCAACACATATGGTATCACGGTGCGTCGGCCTCGGTGCGAAGCTTTCTGTGAGCTAATTTCCTCCCAATAAGCCTTTTTCCTATGTACTTCTATATCTTCATTTGGTCTTCTTGAGAGattcagattcttttttttaagcaaacaaGGGGCTTGCTTTGTTCCTCCTTATCAAGAGAGCCAGCAGCGATTCAAAATTTAAAGACTGTAGAAATGCAGTATGTAAACGCACAGAATTCTCCGgaacatacatacaaaaaaaaaagaaaaaaagcagatcACAAAGTCCGGAAACAAATCAGCCAAGAGGTAAAACcgattaacattttaaaaaaaaggaagaaaaaaaaaatttgacaaagaagaaaaaaaagacacaaatcaTATTGAACTGTAAAGTgcaagtataaaaaaaaaagtctttctaCATATCATCTCAAGCCTTGAGACAGGGTCAATGGTCTTTAGTGGAAAAGTGCAAGTTGAGAACAGCACgagtaattaaaaaagaaaaaagaatttGATTCAAAACAGTAACAGGATAAGTCGTCCTAAGGATCAGTCAAGTGACTCAGCTTCTCCGTAAGAAAACGGCCACCTCCTCCAAGGGCACTGGGTAGTCCTGTAGGAACGTCCCGCCATCGAACACCTGAGCGTTCTGGCTGTCCTGCCACTGGAAGCCCCCGTCAGGTAAATAGATATCCCTCTGCACTGCCCCCTTCTCCAGCACTGGTGCCACCAGGACCTGGAAACACCAACATCAGTTTCAGACGTCAGGGAGATTGTGCACTTAATTGGCAAAAGACATCAGGTTACATTCATACACTATATCTGATGCCAAGTAACTCAATCCTTTCCCATCAGAGCATCATTAAGTCACCTCGTCTCCGATGAGGAACTGGTCATCGATGGTGAAAGTCGTGGGGTCACTGGGACTGAGCCACCACATCGGCCGGTAGATGGGGTTCCCCGTCATCTGCCACTCCTCTGCATACTTTTCTATCAGTGGGACCACATCCCTCTGGTGCTTTGCTATGTAGGCCTGTGTTAGGTTCAGCACCTGTGGGCCACCAATGGAGAAAGGAGCATAAACATAATGAGGATTACTGTAATAACCTTTAGGCATATTATAATTCaggtgctctgagagaaaactagacttctgcacctcctcatggctgttttcaggctttaaaaaatctagagagagcgttcctattggctgttcattcaatggaggcagctgtcaatcactcgcaaactccgatcaaacggccaaactaggcagcgctgataaaatatgaatcaataatctgtaactataatgcctatttctcatgtaaaatgttttcagaaacatcttgtagtgtactgtttagctgtaaaattagaaagtttgttccggctggtgggcggtgtttggtatttcctcaactgatctaaatatggctgctgggtcacaaactttctcattttacagccaaacagtacactacaagatgtttctgaaaacatttgaggtgagaaatgggcattatagtgacagaatattgattcatatttgatcagcgctgcttggTTTGACTGGTTTTGATtgaagtttgcgagtgattgtcagctgctcagagacggcaggctccagctcggctctgattggttgttttcctccagtctgtgaaatcttgcagatgccattaggagcaccggaggacacagaggaagatgattttttttagattaactgtctcatgcactactttgaggatatagtgaccgttttataaaaataacttttttttaatcatatttgctccatttctcccCACTGCTGCTTTTAAGTGTATTTTTGCATAATCTTGCATTTTCATAATTAGGAGTGTTTCCATGTACCCACTGATAAAAGTATAAGCTCATGAAGAAGTCTATTTAAAGTCATGGTGGAGCTTTATTTTCATCAGAACCACTTACTGAAAGCCTTTTATTAATATCCAGCCAAATGTATTTCATAGAAATCTAGGACAACTgagaaactgaaacaaaaaagcCCTCCCCTTATAAATCATCTGCCTCACAGGACAAGAATAATATTGACAGTGAGCTCTGCTAAAGCCATTTGTGCCATCTCTGCACCCAGACACACGCAGACAGAACATAAGAGCGGCTCATTGTTGACTTAGTGGTTTAACACTGTCCCAAGTCTTTCTCCTGTCTCCGATATGTCCAAACTACTTCAGCATTCCTGGAAGGGTCACATCCTCTTCAGTGTcccatgacaaaaacaaaaacttgacCGCATctataaaaaatgtctttttatgaGTTGGGATTGGGAACATTTGTAGGAATGAGCTTGAAGTCACAGCCCGGGTTCGAGTGGATCTTTCTCTAATTGAGAAGCCAGGCATGTGTGTGGGTTTGAGGTTTTATTGCTATTTGATTCCAGTGCGGTCGCTGCTGTGACCTGTCTATGACTGAAATATCACACATTCTGGAAATAAAGGTGCGCCACATTTAACGACATCCAGACTCTTATCATTTGTAAAGCAGCAGTCCGGCCTCCTCTAAAATATCTTCTCGGTTTCACTTCATTCTAGTTTATAAGTTGAAGGCCACGCAAGAGACCAAAATGGAAAACATGCTGCTGTCAAATGTCTAGCTGTCCAAAAGGCCTATTTTTATCTTTGTCACGCAACACAAGTCACAACCAATATATTCTGCTGCCTAAGTCCTCTCCTAGTGGAAACAAAAGCAGTTGATCACTCCCACTCTGTCACACTTGTCAATTACTCATGGAAATCTTAATTGCcacaataaagtatttttccAAGACTTGTCCTCAAATTCATTATCATTCCTGCCGAAGTGGCTCTCGAGAGTGAGAGTGAGCCATAAATCTCGAGGAGGGATTTGTAATTCAGAACAGATGGACTCTTAACCACAGGTGATGTCGGGAGGGGGCCAGGCAGTCGCTCCTATTGAGGGGAGAGGCGAAGGGCAGCAGGGGAGGGAAGAAATAGCCCCTAACCCTTGAAAAGTGTCGATATCTGTCACCGGACTCTCTGAGATCGTAGGCTTTGTTTTCCCGCCGTGCGCGGTGAACTGCACATTCCTGATTTCCAGCGGAGAGGGCCAGGGTTTAGCCCTGCCTCTCCTGCTGCCAGGTCTGAGTTTTGATAGACCAGGTCTCAGCGTGCTCCTCTGCAAACACACCGGTGGGAACTTCTCAGCGCTGACCCTCGAAGCTGAGGCGAGGCTGCTGTGTCAAtaaactctccctctctctctccgcctctTTTCATAAGCAATCTCTGCAAGAAGGAAGGATAATCTCCCACTCGCCTAATTGGCAGCATTCACACATCACTTCACTTGATCCCCTCCACTGTTAATCTTGTTATCAAGTCTGGAAAAGAACGTGAACCCACTTTGTCGTCGCTATTGTAATCACATCTAATGTGGATGAGAGCAGATGTAATGACAGCTCCTCAGTCTGGGGCTGCAGGCTGGGCCAAAGTGAGTTCAAGAGGAAAGAGTTGCTGGGTTAGTGTGTTAGTGTTTGGGTGGCTACATGAGGGACTGCTTTGTGGTGCGTTTTTTAGTTGTAGTTTTTCTTAAAATCAATTTCTATATTGTATACCCGGTCCTCTCCGCAGACCCAGGGTGGCGTGTGGAAGCTGATAACAGGGAGAAAAGCCGTGATCTCCAGCCAACGGATGAACAACTCCTCATCTGTGACCAGGTCTCCAGACAGAGAGCCAcctgaagggagagagagaaaattaaGAAACATTAGTTGAACAGTTAAGAACTTATAAACTGTATTCTTTCTCTGGCTTTTGAAAttggcagataaaaaaatatccaGGAGGAAAACGTGAGCTTTCTTTTGTACTGCACACACTCAAGCTTGGGACAAATCTGAAGACTAGCTGAAACCTGACTGGACAAACCACATGTAAAGATTGTTTCCACCAACGTGCACAGATATTTTAGTCTTTGTACTCAGGAAAGAGCATAACGACTGGACATTAACAACTGGAGTTCTGAGGTAGACAACCATGAAAATCCATCAAAAGCGGCACTTGTCGCACGTACTTGTACTAACAACAAACAGCAACCAGCTTGCACTGGTTATACGCAGTGTAATATGGGCCGCAAAGGCCATAAAAGGAGGAAAAGGGCTGTTTGGGTGAGATGCTGGATGGAGAACTGGGGCAGCGTGAAGCCTACAAAGGGAATTGGAGGTGAGTGAACTTAGCAAAAGCAAAGTTCAGCTAAAGCTGTTTATTTAGGTTTGTCTCCCTCAGGTGACACACAAGTGATGTCATCGGTCACTGATGTTAGTTCCAAATGAGAACGACTGGCAGTGACCGGATCTGAAGATTTCATTAGAGTCTTTAGCCTATTCAGTATATCACACTATATGATTTTATCTGCCGACTGTCAAAACCAGCGGAcccttgcattttttttgtgtatttcctgatatttgtttgaaaatgtaaacgCAGCATTCTGGATCTGGCTTATATTAATCAGTGGTATTTTGTAAGCCCACACGGGCAGGGCTTACACGACACAAATCATTCATTCAATAATTGATTCACTTATAGAAGAAAACAGTGATTTAAGGAAATGAGAAAGTCGCAAGATCCTTGTACAATTCTCAAACCTATAACAGGAattaatattacaggaataaacTTAATTTGTTTGGCAAAAACAAGAAGATCAGATGTgttctttgtctgtttttttttgtgaaatagcGAAATATTAtggtctttttttgttttcatgaaatatgaaatactgTAATGTACTATTAGAGGTGAGAAAAGTGACCCATAGGCTGTGGTATTACCTACTGCATCAGGAATGAGGAAGTTGTATCCCAGCAGAGCGTGGTGCAGCAGGGAGGGAATGATGCCCTTCAGGCCGTTCGGGCTCCAGTCGGACTGCAAGGCGGTCATCCTCACAAACAGAGGCTTGTGGCTCGACCTGAAACACAAATAGCGGCTTGATAATCAGCAGAAGGAGCAATCTCACAATGTTAAATATCCATCTCTAGAAACAGTTGGGTAAAATAATGCTGTTGATGATCAGGCCGGTTACATAAACTTAGTTTAAGACTAGTCTTGGCCTTAGACTGGTTTTAGATTGTCAGATTAGACTATTCTAATTAAACCTGTCTGTTGCATAAATATTAACAGGCTTAATTTGAGGTCGGAAAGTTAACGACCTCTCCCTTTGGCTAAGCCTGAGGTGAGAGCTTTGTTGCTACAATCTGTTAGGTCAGATAGCTATAAtataactatttcaactgtttatccattaattTTAGCAAAATGTTAGCTgactatttcaactgttaacCCATTACATTTATACTGTtttacccataatgcattgcacAACAGGCTATCTAAGTCTGTCTTACATTAGTCCAATGTATTAGTCACTCATAGTGAAACTTTATGCAACAGGTAAATTGAAGTGTCTATAGCAagtctaaataaaatgtatatttaagacaaagactatttattatttttagcaACCGGCCCAAACGCAATAAGATGCTTGCGGGCGTTACCGTGTCCCTGCTGTCACGATGGTGGAGTCTCCTATCCTCGTGGCAAGGTCGGCCAGCAGGTTGATGTACTTGTCTCCACCGTGAGCCTGCGGCGGCCGCAGGGCTTGCTCCTCAAACAGATTCCCCTCGCCTCCCTCCAGCATGACATACTCCATCCCCAGATGGGCCTGCAGGGATCCCACCCTGTCCAGGAACCAGCTCACCGCTCCTGGGTTGGTGATGTTCAGCTTTACGCAGAACTTTCCTCGCCACTGACTCATCACAGGGATCTCAAAGGACAGAAGTAGAGTTCATTTTACACAACAATGATtagtaattaattattaaccacaGTGCCTCTGCTGTTGCAATGATAGATTTTCTGGATTAGACCATGTTCATGCTTTTTATCAAACTAGTGAGTGGAGAAAAGACAGATGGAAACTTTGGAAAAACTTCTGtctggtttctttttttgtaaagagTGTTCTCATAAGTTGAGGAAAGTTCAATGTTTTAGACAGGGAATATGTTTTCTGTGAACGGACCAATCACAACGTAGAGGAAGTTCTTTACTTTGTATGAAGGCAACTATTCACCACAACAACTACCAGTTAACACGCAGAGGACTGTGAACACAGCTAAATGATGAGCTCCTCTCAGGTCTCACCAGCTGTCCCTGAGGGGCTGAGGGGAGGCTGAGCCAGTAGGCCTCGGTGCCGTCCATGAGGGAGGTGTGGAACTGCGTGGTGTCCACGCCCAGGAAAGGGGACAGGGTGATGGAAATGTTAAGAAGCTTGACAAGTGGGAGGTCCCTGGTCAGTCTCTTGGACATCCCCCTTTTCCTGCTGTTGAGGTAGTCGTGgtcctgcagagagacagaaagatacACTCTGCATTAAAAGTCCTGAAACGTCAACACTTCGCATGAGAGAGGCAGCCTAACACCAGCATCATTAAACAGAAATTATAATACAATGTGATGCACTAATGGAGCACTTCAAGTGTTCATAAACTGGTATGACAAATAGCTTTATATGACAGTAGCTTTATATTTGACACATTGATCTCTCCATGTTGACGCATTGATTTGTAAACTAGTAGCTGTGTCAGAACTCTTTAACGTGTGTTATAATCCTCTGGAATGTGCATGGTAAAGTCAAACAGAGATTTCAGGTTACATAACTGTGGAACAAAACCTTTTAAGAATACAAAGATTGACCCCAGGAGGTGAACCAGCTGTGGGAACTGAGAAAGGGTAGATTAGCACGTGTTATGTAATTTCTTAGAAGTTTTTTGTTCTGATCTTTCAATTTGTTCTGCTGAATTTGACTTCCACATAATTGTCAAAATACTTTGACACAAAGAAGACCAAAACATAGGCTAGCAtctggtcttttttttatttttttaaatacgcTTGCAAAAAGCTGCATTATGTAGTGTCTCGTGATTAAATTAGAAACGTGGCACACGTATTAATAACCCAAATTTTCCAATGCCTGCAATTCCAAACTAATACGGAGAGTGGAAAAGAAAGGTCGCGGTGTGACTGATAATTTATGAACACTTGTAAAACTGGAGTGAAAGAGAGGATCATTGTTGCTGGTCACACTTGTGTAGAGCCTTACACTTCATGGACAACCACAAGTTTCCATGCATCACTCAACTGATTCTTTATGGTATTTATGGAGGGAAGCTGGGCGACAACAACACTGGTGTTTAATATCTTTGATGTACTTCACATTGTGGGTAAAGGAAACTCTTGTTCACCAAATTACATCCATCAACTGACGTGTTATTCCAgacgttttctttttaatcctttcacaCCTTCTGAACTGGTAATCCGTACTGGAAGCattgtgtatgtatataataaacTCTCTGCCTCCTCGTCCAGGTCAGATCGCAGCATCGAGCTGGTGTCAGGATCACCTCCTCAAGTTAGTCTTGGCTGACATCCCTCCTAATCTCAACACACCCAATTCTTCGCCGTCCCACGGTGACCACACTCAGAGCAACCTGAGATCAGTCAGGAGCGTCTCTGTTTGTCTTCTCTCGGCtatatttgttttgtaatgGAATATCACCGGGTATTGACTTAGATCCACTTGACAGTGGTCCTGGTGGTCTTGTTACAACTTCCATGTAACTGGATAAATGTGAACCAGTGATAAACATCTCCTGCCCTTTTTTACCAGATATGGTATAAGTTTAGAATAACTGAAACATATTAGGCGAGCATGAtatatctagctttaaaacataattcaaaaagAGGCCTGCAGGTAGTGTGGTCTGCACTCAcggaaactattttttttttttttcttcgttgTGACATTTCTGTGAACCTGTCCTCCCTCCTTTGCCTCCTCTCGCCCGTCTCAGCGCTCTGGAGATCCACTTAAGAAAACTCTTTCATCTCTATCCTTGACCAGTTTTGAGCCTCTGACCGATGAACCCTCGCCAGCCTCACAGCCCAGATGGTTGAGGAGGAGGATCACGGGAGTCTACGGCTACACGGTGCGAGAATCGGCTGAATGAACAGAGGATGACTAAAAGAATACTGGTACCAAAAGAGATACGGATAGTCGTAGGCTAAATGTTCCTGTATACACTATGAGGTTCCCAGGGTGGAACAGAAAGTGAAATATTGCAGATAGAAACATTTTCGGGGGAAACAGCTTCTCTGTAGTacaaatactgtatacattttaaatgagcAGAGCCAAAGAAAGAAAGTGCCAGATATTTAACAAAACTGAATACAGAAGAATAAAATTTGGTCTCAAAATATAGTGTGAAAGGCCCAGTGAAATGGTactttatttcctgttgaaaCATGGTATTGAAATAGGGCATAACCTAAAGAGGGAGAATTGAACCAAAACGTTATCTTTTAGGGAAAGACACAATTTTTGGGATttgttcaaaaataaaaaaaatttcactCAGATTTTTCATTCAGATTTTTGCCCTTTGATTCTGTAAAGACCTTTagaggtgctaaatgcgagattgggaccATTtgtattgcctctgcacggctctcaacatggcgacggctgagccggcagctcgcagctaacagtgttaacgtTGGAAACAACgtcaaaagtgctgacagagctacaTAGTCACAACCTTAAAgctaaattcatttttttttacgtaGTAGGATGAAcattatagagtgctccagggatgacgtattgtagaaggccaaccaggaagttagcatcaccctgggttccctccacaaaaagccaatgggatttttccattggctttttggattattgcagaaaataagctctctggcaaacacacgtttatgatacttacacattttgcttagcaagataatctttacaaatgccagaagtaaaaagctaacgttaggctataaacaaactacaccacggtcacatgaatGCGAGtctacacaacaaggctgtaaaggcagacgtttagtagtctcatttagccacttgttagtaaccacttttttttaagacacataaaggcttttaaattcacgagtgggatatttactgacgtattttatatgtagaacaaaacgttaaaatctcttcagcttgtgttaactacaGACCTCAGGCATCTAACAAAAAAAccattaaaaaaacccattgacttccagacgagggaaccggaagttctaaaatgctaactcatttccgggttttaggactaaTTTCTGCAGCACTCTACTAGCTACATGACTGCCATCTTTTTGTGCCTCTAGAGCAGGTCTGACTTTGAAAGGTTCCCCAGTCTAGTAAAGATTTTGAGGTTGATGGTAtagagcatggatgtattaaaagaactggatacagcgttggaagCGGGGTtaccggtcattcctatgagagttgctcagtggtgcatgaagcctgaatggctcgacttccgtttGGAAAAGTACCCGTATCTTGGCGGACCATGGGCAACtgggacatgcgcagtagcgtccgctcggtcacataaCTCgatcacggggtcccaacgtcacggtCTGgatctcactcacatgaacggaggaagggaaataactctggattcagctattagtgcattttacaaccttaaaaacgatttttttttttaaataaggactattagagtgttcgtactgggaagttgattcacctcaaaaaaaattagctgctgagttacagacgtctctttcccaatgtaagtctatggaaaaaaactatttttgggctcaacggcatcacgtgacggacacggaagttgctgTACCGCCGTTTTGCCACTTCGAAAGTCCGGATCAtcgaccggcgcacttcctgggggcttggtatAGAGACGGTACGGTGCGGTGCAGTAGGCGGTGAGGAACACGTACCATATCGGAGAGGAGGGTGGTGGAATGTTCATTGAGGCTGATGACTCCCTGGCCCAGCTGGTGTCTCCTCAGACGATTAGAGAAGGTCCTCAGCTCCCTCTCCACCTTCGGCCCTGAATCCACGTTGGTGAGCAGCTTCCAGAACGGCAGcctgttgcacacacacacacagagggatcaTACAGGACCTGGATGGGTTTCAGTTTATGACTCCCTAAACACCCACAAAGTTTCAGTCTGAGAAACAGGATCCCCCCTCCGACAAGGAAATCCCCACTAATCTAAATGTGAACCGAACTAACCACAGCGTGTTCAAGTTGGGCAGCTCCCTGCTGTGTTGGGACAGTTGTCGCACTGCTTCCTGGTGGGCAGCTTTGACGTCGGGGGCCACACACACGGTGTACTGCAGAGGGAGACGCTCCATGCTGGGCAGCGACTGCAGGCAGAACTGCTGTCTGCTGTCCATCCCCAGCTGCAGGGGGATATCAGGAGATACGAGCACCGCCACACCTGCACGGTGGAGAGCAGAACGGGAGATGTTAGTTTGTTACATCATGCTTGTCAGAAATTCACAGTATATGGTCTCACTTCAAACAGATATAAGGTGGGCCTTGAGGGAAAGCAATCAAAAGCAGTGTAAGTACGAGACGGTTCGTTTGCGGATTCCTCTTATATGACATAGTGTTACTGAGACCGGGATGAGTGTGACGGATGGAGTGTTGTGGGAGGTAGAGTGTGGGCTGTGTCAGCTGATATCACTCCACTCAGTTGTGAGAAAAACACTCCCTAGAATGAGATATAGCAGTATGCGGTTAGATGAGTTTACACCGGGACTGCTGGCAACTTCCAAGTAGGTAGGTTACACTGTTGCACACCGACGAGAGGAGTCCGGGATACATATCCAAAGTCACATTGAAGATGACGCCATTTTATTACTTCGGGATCTCTTATTCAATCTCGGTGACAAAAAACGAGCACAGAAGAAGAGCCAAGAAAAAGAATACCATATACTAAAACTTTCTGTTACCCTCTCGTTTTCTctcctactgtatgtgtgcgcaGCTTTTCGGAGGCCGTGTGAAATGATAAGATAATTGTGTCCGCAGATGTAGCTGCCCTGCGAGGAATGCCTCGTCCCTCTCAGGTTACCCCTACCCCCCCTATCCTCACCACTTCTCACCCGTCCTGACTCCCACCTTCTCCCTCCCAGCTTTAACTACCTTCCTCTGGGTCTGTCACATCTCAGGTCAGCAGAACCCAGCCAGTATCGCACGCCTCCAACCCAGACTCTGACCCTGGGTCCACCCTCGCTACAGTTTTTTGCACAATCTGCCCAAAGTAGCCAAACTGGGATTTGGGGAGCTAATCAATGAACAGATTTAGGGCGCAAGACCTGTTTTTCAAAGCGGGCAGAGAGAACTGGGTCTCGGCTCACCTCAGAAACCCTCTCTAGTTTCAATGGGCTTACTGTTCTCGGGCAGGCGAGGACCAGGAGCAGGCAGGATACTCACGTACCGGTTCATAATCAGATTAATAGTTTCAGAGATCAGCACTCAAGTGCTGCATAAAGCCCAGTGAAGAGCCTTCGACCGCAGGGTGATTCTCACGTGTTTGCAATGGATAATGTCAAAGAGATACTGGTAACTCCTCAGCTGCGCCTCACAAGGTATTAGGTCTCCTCTCAACTGCTTGTTATAGATTCATAAAGGCagataaatgttgtttttgttttgccagAAACgcttaaatacagtatatttaaaccGCAAGGGCTGAAATGGCTAAAATGAATTTTTAATCAAGAAAAGGTGCCATGAAACTGCGCATGTCAATAATGTACACATACAGTGGAGTAGAAAATGAGGCTGCGGTGAAAATGTTATAGCTTTATGGAAGGATGGAAGTGGAATGCAGGCAGTGGAAATAGAGGCGACCAGAGTACACCAGACACCGAGCAGCCTCGCAGAATGATGTGCAGATACAGCACGCTGCAACACAGTGTGTTTTACCAAAGTGCACACGGGGTGGAAAGTGGAGTTTGCAAGCACGACTTCTTGAGTCATATTTAATCTTTATGGGAAATGACACTGCAGGGGCCTCAAGGAAACGGGACAATCTGGTCCAAAACAGTCGTACCTTTCATTCCATCTTTGACTAAACATGCCGATTTGAATGTTAAATACACTAAATCCTGTCTCGTGTGTTTATACAGGTCTACTCAAAGCAACTTTGCATGAACCGGTGTTGTGCATTTTCAGAATGAAATGAACTTCTAACCTCTTGTTATATAAGTTCAGCGCTCCGTACGACGCAGACGCACATCTTTGACTGAACGGTCTAGATGTGTGCGTGTACCAGACGAGAGCAGGAATCAATAAGCGTTATTTAAAGAAAGTGAGGCAGGTTTGAGGCCTTGAGTTACAGCCAAGGTGGGGTGCACAGGAGTTAAAGGGGAAgcgagggagagggggggacCCTATTTTTAGAACGATTCCTTAAACACTCCAAGCTTCCCCCGAAATATTTTCCACTAGCTCTCAAAAGCAAAATTATACGCCTGACTGACCGCATCACCTTCAAAGCAGCAGATAGGCAAaggtaaaaaatgaatgaagagTATTGGGCAGATTCGAATGAtttgacacaca encodes the following:
- the si:ch211-236l14.4 gene encoding SITS-binding protein isoform X2, which translates into the protein MPMHGRNRNPSPIPEVTWDTGLKEMNETWKGAIACLGVAVFFVMTIGIIYWQVVDQPNKNWILRGTLSGLIWERRTHSLLIQTLTEDKTYVEIDVGNVGNPDMEVPFVRNLCWLNKTEFCYTWDSVAEVKISLEVDEETETECYSMTWAPVHCHVELKDCFSMTNMSWYGGASVRGQTWPINDQNATTQPFTVSDLKDNPSGFGSPLERYFLGSSGVAVLVSPDIPLQLGMDSRQQFCLQSLPSMERLPLQYTVCVAPDVKAAHQEAVRQLSQHSRELPNLNTLWLPFWKLLTNVDSGPKVERELRTFSNRLRRHQLGQGVISLNEHSTTLLSDMDHDYLNSRKRGMSKRLTRDLPLVKLLNISITLSPFLGVDTTQFHTSLMDGTEAYWLSLPSAPQGQLIPVMSQWRGKFCVKLNITNPGAVSWFLDRVGSLQAHLGMEYVMLEGGEGNLFEEQALRPPQAHGGDKYINLLADLATRIGDSTIVTAGTRSSHKPLFVRMTALQSDWSPNGLKGIIPSLLHHALLGYNFLIPDAVALCLETWSQMRSCSSVGWRSRLFSLLSASTRHPGSAERTGC
- the si:ch211-236l14.4 gene encoding SITS-binding protein isoform X1; its protein translation is MPMHGRNRNPSPIPEVTWDTGLKEMNETWKGAIACLGVAVFFVMTIGIIYWQVVDQPNKNWILRGTLSGLIWERRTHSLLIQTLTEDKTYVEIDVGNVGNPDMEVPFVRNLCWLNKTEFCYTWDSVAEVKISLEVDEETETECYSMTWAPVHCHVELKDCFSMTNMSWYGGASVRGQTWPINDQNATTQPFTVSDLKDNPSGFGSPLERYFLGSSGVAVLVSPDIPLQLGMDSRQQFCLQSLPSMERLPLQYTVCVAPDVKAAHQEAVRQLSQHSRELPNLNTLWLPFWKLLTNVDSGPKVERELRTFSNRLRRHQLGQGVISLNEHSTTLLSDMDHDYLNSRKRGMSKRLTRDLPLVKLLNISITLSPFLGVDTTQFHTSLMDGTEAYWLSLPSAPQGQLIPVMSQWRGKFCVKLNITNPGAVSWFLDRVGSLQAHLGMEYVMLEGGEGNLFEEQALRPPQAHGGDKYINLLADLATRIGDSTIVTAGTRSSHKPLFVRMTALQSDWSPNGLKGIIPSLLHHALLGYNFLIPDAVGGSLSGDLVTDEELFIRWLEITAFLPVISFHTPPWVCGEDRVLNLTQAYIAKHQRDVVPLIEKYAEEWQMTGNPIYRPMWWLSPSDPTTFTIDDQFLIGDEVLVAPVLEKGAVQRDIYLPDGGFQWQDSQNAQVFDGGTFLQDYPVPLEEVAVFLRRS